gaggcgtgtaggataaattacgagttgtgtaagataaatttcaatatgtgtaggataaatttcgaaatgtgtaggataacttttgatgtgtgtagccaaaaatatttagtgtggaggattatagtcttaatgactaattaattagtcaaacataataataaatgagatgagaaaaaaactatttaatgttttacaattatacccttttattctttttcttctcaataaaagtttcttctcaaatgaaccttcccctacatATATAACCCCACTATACACTCAAGTTATATAAAGCCCCATAACCCCCCTTTCTTACACAATTGCCCCTTGTTACATAACCCCCCACTATGGGGCTCCATGGGGCTCTACCACTACACATGGCCTAAGCAGGGTTATATTATTTCCAAAGTGTGTGTAAAGCAGACTTAGTTTGCACTCTATTTGCATTAGTATGAAGTACTATCTTTTCCATTGGATAATTTAGGTCAAATACAGTGAGGCTGATAGATGATCAGCAAAATATGGTGAGTTTTCTGCTACCATTTTTGTTGTTCCACGGGTAATTCATGTCTACTTTTATGTGATTGTTGGTGGGACTGATCCACTTGGTTTGATAGGTCGGTATAGTATCTAAAAGTGCTGCTATTCAGATGGCTGAAGATGTTGAACTTGACCTTGTATGCATATTATTCAAATACTTGCATTAGcgttttttattgtatttttattattaatccTTTTGAACTATACCTTTTGTAGGTTATATTGTCTTAAATTATTATTGTATTTTTATTATTGTATTTGCTGCTTAGGGTTTATGACATTGTTCTTAAATTATGTACAAGCTATAAATATTTCACGGTTTATCTTTAAAAGTTGTAGTCCTGAATTTTGGTGTTTTTGGTCTTGCTGAAATTATTGTTTGGTTAAATTCTAAATGAAAAAGGAGATCTGGATCTTACATCGTTGATGTCATCACATCTTCAGGGGAGATCGGATCTAATCTTATTATCATTGAACCCTATCCCGGGTACATTTCACCCTGGTCCTACAGTAAGGTACTATCATCTAACCTTTAATCAGATTTGCAGGTATCTTGCCGATCAATAGGAAGCTCACAAAAGTTTGATAACATGGGTAACTTTGTCCAAATTGCTGAAACCGAAAGGCTAAGATTTACGTGCTATTATGAGCATACACATGTCAAGTTTTGAAATCGTTGAGTTGTATCGTTCCTCATGTAGCTCACTGGTTATGTAGATGGTTGCTAATTTGGAGAGGATTAGGATGATGTTAGAAGAAGAAACGGGTCCCATGGTTAGTTTTAGTAGTTGGGTTGTAGCTGCTGAAGAGTTGCTTGAAAACTTGCAATTTGGGTGGCGTTGTAGGGATGAGGTTTTGAGAAGTACACGATCATTGGTTATATACCTTGCAAAGAACTACGATGGTCAAGGAATAGCCTTCAAAAACTTAATTCATGTTTGCTTTATATTAAACTTATAAACTTCAACATTtgcatatgtttttttttataaagaaaccAAATTTATTATACACAAAAAAAATTGGTTGCGAAGTGTGTCTGTCGAGTGCGTAGGGTAGCATGTCAAAAAATGTACCTTTTTTAGTCTGATTGGGGATGGGTCACCCAAAACATTTTTTGTGTGATTACAATGTtgaataataatataatatatggAATAAAATGATTAAGGAGgttttatacattaaaaatacaTATCTGGGAGACGTTTGACCCATTTCAGTTTAACCTATCCGACCTGTCTTTTTATTTTACCTGTTAGAGATAAAACATAGTTTGAACTACTGGAACAGTAAAGATTGACTTTGGAGCACCAAGGCACTGTACACAATCTTTTTGTTCTATTATAAATGTGGCTCAAATCCACGACACTTAGATTATGATAAAGTAACAAGGGTGGGTGCGGCTTTGACCATATGAATAAGATTGTTGACCAAAGATATGGGCGGGGTATATCTGGTATCTTTCTTGGAGAACTAAAAATGGAAATTCACAAAATTAAGGCTAAAAAGTCCTAAAACTTGCAGGCGGAAAATGTTGGTgttcttgaaggcgcagaaagGTGTAAGCATGGTGTGATGTTCTTGTAGTAGTCCCGCAATatgttttttctttgtttttttataaGTTGTAAACGTTGGCCATATAGTATCTTGCTGTACTGGTTCTCTTTGTTTGTgagtaataaaaaaaaatatctcTTTAAATATGAATTATTTAGGCTTTAAACTTATAATATGTTATAGTTAATTGGAGCTGTGGTCTCATTTTAATTTTATTGTGTAAGTGATGAATACAAGTATAATAGCTGATAGTACAACTTTATTTAAGAATAAATTTTGCAAGAAGGTTTAATGATGTTGATATGATTTCAAATGGACTAATAGAAATGCATTCAATCTATGGTACATTTTTTTTGTTGGTAATGTTTGCCAAACATGAATGGTTATCCACTTATAAGAAGtcatataaaaaaaattgtaaatataatttttttaacacAACCCATAACCCGTGAAGCTCACGGGTATATAACCTAGTGTCTAATATAACcaaatttttgagaaaaaaagATATTTagtaattaaaaaaaagaaactaaGATATTAAAAAGAAacaatagacaagatagaatcattTGGTTCCGACTCTTCTTTtacgtatcctttgatgatttccgcactttaggtttttttaagagattatcttagttatagtgtcATGTCCCTTTTTTGGAGACAATGCTACCCTTGGCCATATTGgtccgagtcagcagggatacagtcccgtaAGACCAGaaaaagataattaagtaagttattaatgcaaaatgtggcatgtccctcttttggaggcaacgctacccttgGCCACATTGGTCggagtcagcagagatacagtcccgcaaggccggtttagagttttaatagtagtttatttgtAAGGGGTTCAAATCattcttacttcccccgattttATGTTGCCTCAGgagaagtcctaataagcttgaatcaaggcctcgcatgatctatacactgaacgaggtaataactttacccaaaccacccttctaacccccttccaggcagttaacgtgctttatatagattgtaaagacacgaatgagtgaaccaacaaaacatgaagagatgatagaataaagttcacttccaatacaaaaaaaaaaactagttattaaagtcgtTAATACATACCctaataaaaagttaaccaaagctTAGAAATCAAAAGtgatacataaaagatttgtcttcaccaagtaatgtaagagattatccaagcatggcctttgtttgacaaaaactcttacaatcaatcttggatcccaagactactacacacactctaaagatggatgatggaggAATGTGGCGGATGATGATGGtattgtggtggtggagtggtggcaggtgtgagaTAAGTGGTTTGCCAAGGAATGGAGTGCAaatgaaccaagcacccctatttatagctagAAACAGGCCTTtcacacggccccatgtccgaagggcatggccccgtgtcttcttcttctctgtcttcatttaatgagTTGTGTCAGTCTGTAGGcacacacggccccgtgtgtcagatatgtgacaaccggtgatttttGGTTGTTACTTACGTGAATAACAAACATTAagacgataataaatagtgtttaagacacgaaTTAACTTAAAGAACCCTTTGGTACGCCTAGTAACGTCTATCTGACTTTAATGTACGCGAATGGTGACTTGCAGGAAAACTGTTGAATGTTAAGCGTTAACGAACTGACACCAGACAAAATAATGACAACGTCGACAAATACGAGTTTTACATGTATAACTTATACATATGAATGTGGTTTTGCGAAAATATCATGCTTTCGAACGTCACAAAACGCATACGTGAACGAAAACGCGACTGCAGGAACGCACCAACAACGAAACGGAAGCATCAGACATGTGTATTATCTTAAAAACTAAGATATTATGAAATATTTAGCTTCTTAATCAAATTTTAATATTCACGGTtgaaaccggatcgaaaaacggattaaaaacgacAACCTAGGCATTTTACGCGATTTTAACGCAACTGACGAACGGACACGTCAAACATCTACTTCTGACACCATTTTACATGTTTTTGACCCTAAAACAATATTATACAACGTTTCATGAAGTTCGGGAGTGAAAACGGGCCTTGGAAACGTGATCGGGCTGCTCAAAAAACTAGAAGTTGGATTATGGGCCTTGGGCCCAAACCCACTAAGAAAACCCTAGCTATATAAGGCAATCCCCATTGGTGACATTGCCTCAACCTAGGTTggcaaaataataaaaataaaaaggaaaattcaTTTAATATCAACAACCTAGTCAAAGTCACGACCCAGGTTGTGACATTGATCCTCACAATTGCCTTGCCACATGTCCACATGCCAATGGATgatataattattttaactttcttttttcttttaacaTAATTAATTATAAGTATaatttgattatatataataACTTATAGAATTTAACTGTTTTTAAAAGTCTAAAATCACAgtcttgtttattatttttttttttgtgaacatgcagatataaattttataaaaatatgatatatttttttaattgtttttttatcTAACATTATCTTATTTGCCACATGTCAACATTCTATTGGTTTGTTAGATTTTTTGATAAAATTTATTATCTTAAAATCTAACATTATCCAATTTAAAAgggatttataaaaaaatatctaAGATTTTTAGATGTATTATAAATATTGTACAAAACATAACAAAGTTTCATATCCATTCTGAATTCCATATCTCTAATCTCTTTTGTATTTCCTACCATGAGTTCTTCGTTTCCAAATTTTTGTTTGAATCTTGGAGATTCCGGAGATTACCCGAATAGTCAATCCTATGAAAACACTCCGTTTTGTTCAAACCCGAGTCAAGTTCTTGAAAACTTTCAAACCTCATAAAATACTGAAACTAAAACTTCACGAAGTACTGAATGGGAGGTTACTGAAGATATTGCTTTAGTATCATCATGGTGTATTACTAGTGAAAATAAAATTTGTGGCAAAAACCAGAGATCTACAGCATTATGGGCAGAAGCAAAGAAGTTGTATCATGCAGCTCAAGCAGAAAATCCAGAAAAACTTGGTGTGAGGAATGTTGAACAAATGAAAGGTCGTTTTAAACGACTTAACGAAAGTGTGAATAAGTGGGTTGGTGCATACCGGGAAGCATATCGTCGCATAAAAAGTGGAATGAGCGAGAAAGATGTTGAGGCTGAAGCtcataaaatatattttaatgaAGTTAAAAGTAAGTTTACTGATTCTGTTGTTTTTAATGAAGTTATGTGTAAACACCCAAGGTGGAAGCTACAACTACATCATGACACAACACGTTCTCGTCCTGAATATGAAATTAAGAATGAAAAAAGGGGTGGTAGTACTAAAAGATCAAGGACTACTAAGAAGGGGACTATTCCAACCCAAAAACGCCAAATAGTGGTACTTCAACAATTCAACGTCCAACAGGTAGAGATGAggtaaaaacaaaaagaaaaggtAAGGCTCATGTTGCAGTTGCTGAAAAACTTGATGCACTAAAGCTTACTAGAGACAATGAGAATGAACTCTTCAAAAGAAAACTCGACTTGGAGGAAGAAAAGGTGTGTCAAAAGGAAGAAAGAGACCTAAAGAAAATGCAACTCGTGCATCTTAACACACTGTTAAAAAAGGAGTATTTAACGCCTATAGAGGAAATCATGAAAAACTTTCTAATATCAAAGTTTTATGGAAACTAAAAACTAGTTTCATATTTAATATATGTGACCTATTGTGTGTTTTATCTTTAATTTGCTTTTAATATATGTGTAAGGTATTTGATTATTAAGTTATGTGTTGTATCTTCATGTATGTGTAAGATATTtgattatcaagttatatgtctTTATCTAATCTTCTATTTGGAAACTTTTCATTGGATGTTTGGATTTTATTTAGATAAAATAATTTAGCATTATCCAATCAATTTAACATTATATTCAATCATCCGTTTGGCAACTTTTCATAGGATACTTGGGTTTTATTTAGATAAGATATATTAAACATTATCCTTTCAATTTAACTCTATCTTCAATCTTCCACTTGGCATTTTTCTTTGGATCCTAGGATTTTATTTAGATAAGACAATTTAACATTATATAGTAGGAAAATTCATTATTATTCTTCTATAAATAGAGTATCACATAGAGGCTTTCTCATCCAACCAAAATATTTCAATTTCATCTCTTTAAAAATGTCATATAGTGAAAGCTTATCAGAGAGTTCTGATTCGTCAGATTCGAATGAGTTTGATGAATGGCATGAACGAGTGATTCAGTCAAATCGCTAACTTGACGACATCATGATTGAATTACTCACAACCATGCCAGATATGATCTTAAGAGATCATCCTCATACAAGAAGGAGGTATTGCAATCGGGAACGTGAGCAGGGCGAGGCACGTTTGATGCAAGACTACTTTGTTGATAACCCAAAGTATGATCAAGCAACTTTTCGGCGTAGATTTCGAATGCAGAATTCCTACGTATAGTGGCTGCCATAACGGCCAATGATAGATATTTTCAACAAAGATGTGATGCCACAGGAAGACAAGGTCTTTCACCATTGTAGAAATGTACTGGAGTCATGCGGGTGGTAGCGTATGGAACATCAGCAGATGCATAAGATGAATATTTGAGAATGAGTGAAACTGTAACGAGGGACTCTCTTATAAAGTTTGTAGAAGGTGTTATTTCATGCTTCAGTCAAGAGTACCTTAGAAGGCCAAATGATGATGATTTAGCAAGACTACTACATGTTGGAGCAGAACGTGGATTCCCAGGAATGGTAGGCAGCATTGACTGTATGCATTGGGAATGGAAAAATTGTCCCACCGCTTGG
The Helianthus annuus cultivar XRQ/B chromosome 6, HanXRQr2.0-SUNRISE, whole genome shotgun sequence genome window above contains:
- the LOC110870602 gene encoding translation initiation factor IF3-4, chloroplastic encodes the protein MSRCWYGGGSSSRLEDSRRSQSQENDDDQALDLSTIRSNTVRLIDDQQNMVGIVSKSAAIQMAEDVELDLVCILFKYLH